From a region of the Phaseolus vulgaris cultivar G19833 chromosome 6, P. vulgaris v2.0, whole genome shotgun sequence genome:
- the LOC137832287 gene encoding L-ascorbate oxidase-like isoform X2 yields MSCNTIIGMVELPFSSRAIPTFLILRFFLIFGNFHNAEARNRHYKWEVKNEYRSPDCFKKLVITINGITPGPTIQAQEGDTVVVQVNNTLITENLSIHWHEIRQIGTPWFDGTEGVTQCPILPGGTFIYQFVVDRPGTYLYHAQYGMQREAGLYGLIRVAPRDPEPFTYDFDRSIILNDWYYKSTYEQAAGLSSIVFQWVGEPQEDSTAPNLQA; encoded by the exons GCATGGTTGAGCTTCCGTTCAGCTCAAGGGCTATTCCAACATTTCTCATTCTCCGTTTCTTCCTTATTTTTGGGAATTTCCACAATGCAGAGGCCAGAAATAGACATTACAAATGGGAGGTGAAGAATGAGTATAGGTCCCCTGATTGCTTTAAGAAGCTTGTTATCACAATCAATGGAATAACTCCCGGACCCACCATCCAGGCTCAGGAGGGTGACACGGTTGTTGTTCAAGTTAACAACACTTTGATCACGGAAAACCTTTCCATCCACTGGCATGAGATTAGACAA ATTGGAACTCCTTGGTTTGATGGAACAGAAGGGGTAACTCAATGTCCTATATTGCCTGGCGGCACATTTATTTATCAGTTTGTTGTAGACAGG CCTGGTACATATCTTTACCATGCTCAGTATGGAATGCAAAGGGAAGCGGGGCTATATGGACTAATTCGTGTGGCACCCCGTGACCCTGAACCCTTTACCTATGACTTTGACAGAAGCATTATTCTGAACGATTGGTACTACAAGAGCACTTATGAACAAGCTGCTGGACTGTCTTCAATTGTCTTTCAATGGGTGGGAGAGCCTCAA GAAGATTCAACTGCTCCAAATCTCCAAGCTTGA
- the LOC137832287 gene encoding L-ascorbate oxidase-like isoform X3 translates to MVELPFSSRAIPTFLILRFFLIFGNFHNAEARNRHYKWEVKNEYRSPDCFKKLVITINGITPGPTIQAQEGDTVVVQVNNTLITENLSIHWHEIRQIGTPWFDGTEGVTQCPILPGGTFIYQFVVDRPGTYLYHAQYGMQREAGLYGLIRVAPRDPEPFTYDFDRSIILNDWYYKSTYEQAAGLSSIVFQWVGEPQIQLLQISKLEH, encoded by the exons ATGGTTGAGCTTCCGTTCAGCTCAAGGGCTATTCCAACATTTCTCATTCTCCGTTTCTTCCTTATTTTTGGGAATTTCCACAATGCAGAGGCCAGAAATAGACATTACAAATGGGAGGTGAAGAATGAGTATAGGTCCCCTGATTGCTTTAAGAAGCTTGTTATCACAATCAATGGAATAACTCCCGGACCCACCATCCAGGCTCAGGAGGGTGACACGGTTGTTGTTCAAGTTAACAACACTTTGATCACGGAAAACCTTTCCATCCACTGGCATGAGATTAGACAA ATTGGAACTCCTTGGTTTGATGGAACAGAAGGGGTAACTCAATGTCCTATATTGCCTGGCGGCACATTTATTTATCAGTTTGTTGTAGACAGG CCTGGTACATATCTTTACCATGCTCAGTATGGAATGCAAAGGGAAGCGGGGCTATATGGACTAATTCGTGTGGCACCCCGTGACCCTGAACCCTTTACCTATGACTTTGACAGAAGCATTATTCTGAACGATTGGTACTACAAGAGCACTTATGAACAAGCTGCTGGACTGTCTTCAATTGTCTTTCAATGGGTGGGAGAGCCTCAA ATTCAACTGCTCCAAATCTCCAAGCTTGAGCACTGA
- the LOC137832287 gene encoding L-ascorbate oxidase-like isoform X1, whose translation MSCNTIIGMVELPFSSRAIPTFLILRFFLIFGNFHNAEARNRHYKWEVKNEYRSPDCFKKLVITINGITPGPTIQAQEGDTVVVQVNNTLITENLSIHWHEIRQIGTPWFDGTEGVTQCPILPGGTFIYQFVVDRPGTYLYHAQYGMQREAGLYGLIRVAPRDPEPFTYDFDRSIILNDWYYKSTYEQAAGLSSIVFQWVGEPQIQLLQISKLEH comes from the exons GCATGGTTGAGCTTCCGTTCAGCTCAAGGGCTATTCCAACATTTCTCATTCTCCGTTTCTTCCTTATTTTTGGGAATTTCCACAATGCAGAGGCCAGAAATAGACATTACAAATGGGAGGTGAAGAATGAGTATAGGTCCCCTGATTGCTTTAAGAAGCTTGTTATCACAATCAATGGAATAACTCCCGGACCCACCATCCAGGCTCAGGAGGGTGACACGGTTGTTGTTCAAGTTAACAACACTTTGATCACGGAAAACCTTTCCATCCACTGGCATGAGATTAGACAA ATTGGAACTCCTTGGTTTGATGGAACAGAAGGGGTAACTCAATGTCCTATATTGCCTGGCGGCACATTTATTTATCAGTTTGTTGTAGACAGG CCTGGTACATATCTTTACCATGCTCAGTATGGAATGCAAAGGGAAGCGGGGCTATATGGACTAATTCGTGTGGCACCCCGTGACCCTGAACCCTTTACCTATGACTTTGACAGAAGCATTATTCTGAACGATTGGTACTACAAGAGCACTTATGAACAAGCTGCTGGACTGTCTTCAATTGTCTTTCAATGGGTGGGAGAGCCTCAA ATTCAACTGCTCCAAATCTCCAAGCTTGAGCACTGA
- the LOC137832287 gene encoding L-ascorbate oxidase-like isoform X4: protein MSCNTIIEARNRHYKWEVKNEYRSPDCFKKLVITINGITPGPTIQAQEGDTVVVQVNNTLITENLSIHWHEIRQIGTPWFDGTEGVTQCPILPGGTFIYQFVVDRPGTYLYHAQYGMQREAGLYGLIRVAPRDPEPFTYDFDRSIILNDWYYKSTYEQAAGLSSIVFQWVGEPQIQLLQISKLEH, encoded by the exons AGGCCAGAAATAGACATTACAAATGGGAGGTGAAGAATGAGTATAGGTCCCCTGATTGCTTTAAGAAGCTTGTTATCACAATCAATGGAATAACTCCCGGACCCACCATCCAGGCTCAGGAGGGTGACACGGTTGTTGTTCAAGTTAACAACACTTTGATCACGGAAAACCTTTCCATCCACTGGCATGAGATTAGACAA ATTGGAACTCCTTGGTTTGATGGAACAGAAGGGGTAACTCAATGTCCTATATTGCCTGGCGGCACATTTATTTATCAGTTTGTTGTAGACAGG CCTGGTACATATCTTTACCATGCTCAGTATGGAATGCAAAGGGAAGCGGGGCTATATGGACTAATTCGTGTGGCACCCCGTGACCCTGAACCCTTTACCTATGACTTTGACAGAAGCATTATTCTGAACGATTGGTACTACAAGAGCACTTATGAACAAGCTGCTGGACTGTCTTCAATTGTCTTTCAATGGGTGGGAGAGCCTCAA ATTCAACTGCTCCAAATCTCCAAGCTTGAGCACTGA